A portion of the Rissa tridactyla isolate bRisTri1 chromosome 19, bRisTri1.patW.cur.20221130, whole genome shotgun sequence genome contains these proteins:
- the LOC128919114 gene encoding heat shock protein beta-11-like: MCGAGPRLPVTAIKAAGQRRRDRALPGGDRREAEPEPEPEAPAPEMLCRMHLAPFASSSLASRLGTVRTLWPHAETIFTELQQEMEKAREFMSSFEQLLTSQGAAALERAPSTSLTQGSGDGFSICQDVKNFAPEELSVKVVGRKVVLVGQKETQNTDEKGSFSYKYEVLKREWDVPEEVDAEALTCSLSKEGQLRIEAPRLALPASSERNVPIQVGPAAPQPGPASEDGATKKAQM; this comes from the coding sequence ATGtgcggggccgggccccgcctCCCGGTAACGGCAATAAAAGCCGCCGGTCAGCGGCGGAGGGACAGAGCGCTCCCAGGAGGGGACAGACGAGAAGCAGAACCAGAACCAGAACCAGAAGCACCAGCACCAGAGATGCTTTGCCGAATGCACCTCGCACCATTCGCCTCCAGCTCCCTGGCCAGCCGGCTGGGCACGGTGAGGACCCTCTGGCCGCATGCGGAGACCATCTTCACcgagctgcagcaggagatggaGAAAGCGCGGGAGTTCATGAGCAGCTTCGAGCAGCTCCTGACCAGCCAAGGAGCCGCCGCCCTGGAACGagcccccagcaccagcctgaCCCAGGGCTCCGGGGACGGCTTCTCCATCTGCCAGGACGTGAAGAACTTTGCTCCCGAGGAGCTGTCGGTGAAGGTGGTGGGCAGGAAggtggtgctggtggggcagAAGGAGACGCAGAACACGGACGAGAAGGGCTCCTTCTCCTACAAGTACGAGGTGCTGAAGCGGGAGTGGGACGTGCCCGAGGAGGTGGACGCCGAGGCGCTGACATGCTCCCTGTCCAAGGAAGGGCAGCTGCGCATCGAGGCCCCCCGGCTGGCCCTGCCGGCTTCCTCGGAGAGGAACGTGCCCATCCAGGTcggccctgcagccccacagcccggaCCAGCCTCCGAGGATGGAGCCACCAAGAAAGCCCAGATGTAA
- the LOC128919116 gene encoding heat shock protein 30C-like has product MLCRLHFMPPTSSSLFPWLGPVRTLWPHPGTLFAELERELRLEMERAREFMSSFEQFLSSGSSPSRIGIAAERAPSTSAALTQGSGEGFAVCQDVKDFTPEQLSVKVVGRKVVLVGQKETQNTDEKGSFSYKYEVLKREWDVPEEVDAEALTCSLSKEGQLRIEAPRLALPAAPERNVPIQMGPAVAQPTASTDDGAERAKA; this is encoded by the coding sequence ATGCTTTGCCGCCTGCACTTCATGCCACCCACCTCCAGCTCGCTGTTCCCCTGGCTGGGACCCGTCCGCACCCTCTGGCCGCATCCAGGCACCCTCTTTGCCGAGCTGGAGCGAGAGCTGCGGCTGGAGATGGAGAGGGCTCGGGAGTTCATGAGCAGCTTCGAGCAGTTCCTGAGCAgcgggagcagccccagccggaTCGGCATCGCCGCTGAGCGAGCCCCGAGCACCAGCGCGGCCCTGACCCAGGGCTCCGGGGAGGGCTTTGCCGTCTGCCAGGACGTGAAGGACTTTACGCCCGAGCAGCTGTCGGTGAAGGTGGTGGGCAGGAAggtggtgctggtggggcagAAGGAGACGCAGAACACGGACGAGAAGGGCTCCTTCTCCTACAAGTACGAGGTGCTGAAGCGGGAGTGGGACGTGCCCGAGGAGGTGGACGCCGAGGCGCTGACGTGCTCCCTGTCCAAGGAAGGGCAGCTGCGCATCGAGGCCCCCCGGCTGGCCCTGCCGGCCGCCCCAGAGAGGAACGTGCCCATCCAGATGGGGCCAGCGGTGGCCCAGCCAACAGCCAGCACTGATGATGGAGCCGAACGGGCCAAAGCATGA
- the RAB5C gene encoding ras-related protein Rab-5C, which translates to MAGRGGAARPNGPAAGNKICQFKLVLLGESAVGKSSLVLRFVKGQFHEYQESTIGAAFLTQTVCLDDTTVKFEIWDTAGQERYHSLAPMYYRGAQAAIVVYDITNTDTFVRAKNWVKELQRQASPNIVIALAGNKADLATKRAVDFQDAQTYADDNSLLFMETSAKTAMNVNEIFMAIAKKLPKNEPQNAPGGPGRNRVVDLQESSQPSRSQCCSN; encoded by the exons ATGGCAGGTCGAGGTGGAGCTGCTCGACCGAATGGACCAGCTGCTGGAAACAAAATCTGCCAGTTTAAACTTGTTCTCTTGGGAGAATCGGCAGTGGGGAAGTCCAGCCTCGTCCTGCGCTTCGTGAAGGGGCAGTTCCACGAGTACCAGGAGAGCACGATTGGAG CTGCCTTCCTAACACAGACAGTCTGTCTGGATGACACAACGGTGAAGTTTGAAATATGGGATACAGCGGGACAGGAGCGGTATCACAGCCTGGCACCAATGTATTACCGAGGGGCCCAGGCAGCCATTGTTGTCTACGACATCACTAACACA GACACATTTGTACGAGCCAAGAACTGGGTGAAAGAGTTGCAGAGGCAGGCTAGCCCCAATATTGTAATTGCACTAGCGGGAAACAAGGCAGACCTTGCTACCAAGAGAGCTGTGGACTTCCAG GATGCACAAACATATGCAGATGACAACAGCTTGCTGTTCATGGAGACGTCGGCAAAGACAGCGATGAATGTGAATGAAATCTTCATGGCAATAG CCAAGAAACTGCCAAAAAATGAACCCCAGAACGCTCCTGGTGGCCCAGGTAGGAATCGGGTGGTTGACCTTCAGGAGAGCAGTCAGCCGAGCAGGAGCCAGTGCTGCAGCAATTGA